A single window of Haliotis asinina isolate JCU_RB_2024 chromosome 5, JCU_Hal_asi_v2, whole genome shotgun sequence DNA harbors:
- the LOC137284975 gene encoding plasma kallikrein-like, giving the protein MMWTFLFLITLVTLATTSAESNVTCGVPKVVPATTRVVNGQEARHGAWPWMVLLQEMTVPVCGGAILNKRLILTAAHCFDEAISRNVARWQAVGGKHNADRYDVTQRTYHLKKLVIHEHYDSHTVLNDIALLLLHETIDYTDYIRPVCLPSSSERLYVGQHCYLAGWGDTLGTGNDNVLNQALLPVISDNVCSRPDWYGSEFTPSTMLCAGYSVGRRDACRGDSGSPLVCKHGDTWYAQGIASWGYGCAEPKWPGLYTEVSKYVHWIHAKAAELGYPIKS; this is encoded by the exons ATGATGTGGACCTTCCTGTTCCTCATTACCTTGGTGACACTAG CGACAACATCGGCGGAATCCAACGTCACGTGCGGTGTTCCGAAGGTGGTTCCTGCAACGACGCGTGTCGTGAACGGTCAGGAAGCCAGGCATGGAGCATGGCCATGGATG GTCCTACTCCAGGAAATGACAGTACCTGTATGTGGCGGTGCCATTTTGAACAAACGTCTTATCCTGACAGCGGCGCACTGCTTTGACGA AGCCATTAGCAGAAACGTTGCGCGATGGCAGGCAGTAGGAGGCAAGCACAATGCTGATCGATATGACGTCACGCAACGGACTTACCACTTGAAAAAACTCGTGATTCACGAACATTACGACAGCCACACCGTCCTAAACGACATAGCCCTTCTCTTGCTCCATGAGACGATCGACTACACCGACTACATACGGCCTGTGTGCCTACCATCTTCCTCCGAGCGTCTCTACGTTGGCCAGCACTGCTACTTGGCAGGGTGGGGAGACACACTAG GGACAGGAAACGACAACGTTCTGAACCAGGCGCTTCTACCCGTGATCAGCGACAACGTGTGCAGCAGACCTGACTGGTATGGTTCCGAGTTCACGCCCAGTACTATGCTGTGTGCTGGTTACTCCGTTGGGAGGAGAGATGCATGCAGA GGAGACAGTGGTTCACCTCTGGTGTGCAAGCACGGTGACACATGGTACGCCCAGG GTATCGCCAGCTGGGGTTACGGCTGTGCAGAGCCTAAATGGCCGGGGCTCTACACGGAAGTGTCCAAGTATGTACACTGGATACATGCCAAGGCTGCAGAGCTGGGCTACCCAATAAAATCATGA